GCTGCGCGGCATTCCGGTGACGGAGGGTGCGTCGAACGCGTTCACCACGCTGGACTGGGAAGTCGCGCAGCACGTCGCGCAGGCCGTCAGGCGCGACCCCGAACACGCGGACGACATCGCGCGCGGCAAGCCGTCGGTCGAGCAGGTCGATGCGTCGCGGCGTGTGACGCCGATCGCGTTCTACACGACGCTGCTCGCCAACCTGAAGGCGTTCGAATTCGCGCTCGACGCGTTCGAGGAGCGGCTCGTCGAGCGCGCGGGCGATTCGGCGCCGAGCTTCCGGCAGGCGCGCGACGCGTTCGAGACCGTGTACCGGCTCGTCGAGCGCTTCGCGCGCGAGCAGGGTTATACGGGTAGCGCGCCGCATGCGCCGTCGGCGCCGCAGGCGCAGCCCGAGCGTATCGAGCCGAGCTTCGGCGACACGTTCCATAGCGAGGAGACCCACGTGCAGTCGCAGACCGCTCCGCGTCCGCCGGTGACGCAGATGATCGCCGGCATCCAGAACCGTGCGCAGGCCGTGGACCAGCTGCGTGCCGTCGCGCGCTACTTCCGCCAGACCGAGCCGCACAGCCCCGTCGCGTATCTCGCCGACAAGGCCGCCGAATGGGCCGACATGCCGCTGCACAAATGGCTCGAGAGCGTCGTGAAGGACGACGGATCGCTGTCGCACATTCGCGAGCTGCTCGGGGTGAGGCCCGACGAGCAGTCGTAAGCGATGACGTTTTGACCTGAGAGCGCGGGCCCGGCGGGCTCGCGATGAACGAGAAGAAGGGTGACGATGAACGTGACCGAACTGGCGCAAGCGCTCCGCGGTGGCCTGATTCAGCAGGATCGCCTGCTGAAGACGGACATCCCGTCGCTGCCGAACAATGCGCTCGTGCCGCGCCGCGCCGTGACGCGCTCCGAGCTCGGCCGCGATTTCAGCGTGATGCTCGACCTGGTGTCGACCGCGAGCGACGTCGAGCTCAAGACGCTGATCGCGCAGCCGATCACGCTGTGGATCCAGCAGGCGGACAAGTCGTATCGGCCGATCAACGGTTATATCCACACGG
The sequence above is a segment of the Burkholderia diffusa genome. Coding sequences within it:
- the tssA gene encoding type VI secretion system protein TssA, with the translated sequence MPINLPELLTPISDASPSGDDLLFSNEFDAIQDARRYDDPTLDQGEWVTEIKEADWGFVVDRAGELLRTRTKDLRLAVWLTEALALEDGITGLTEGYALLEGLCRDYWDTVHPLPEGDDVEYRLGNVAWLSGRTAELLRGIPVTEGASNAFTTLDWEVAQHVAQAVRRDPEHADDIARGKPSVEQVDASRRVTPIAFYTTLLANLKAFEFALDAFEERLVERAGDSAPSFRQARDAFETVYRLVERFAREQGYTGSAPHAPSAPQAQPERIEPSFGDTFHSEETHVQSQTAPRPPVTQMIAGIQNRAQAVDQLRAVARYFRQTEPHSPVAYLADKAAEWADMPLHKWLESVVKDDGSLSHIRELLGVRPDEQS